The region GCCGAGCCGTGCGCCGGCGTCCAGCCCGTCGGCGATCACCCAGGCCGACGCGTCGCCATCAGTGCGGTCGAGCAGGCTTCGCTGCATCGCGCGCTGCAACTCAAGCAGCGCTGGCGTGTCGGTGTTCATGGCGTTGCCTTTCCAGTTCGGTCTCGGCGAGGACGGCCTCTTCGATCAGGGTTTCGATCGGCGGTACGTCGGTATCCCATTCGATCAGCGTCGGAACCGGCCCGAAGCGCTTGAGCGCCTCACGGTAGAGCGCCCAGACTTGCGGTACCACGCGTGAACCGTGGTCGTCGATGCGCAGCGTCTGTCCGTTATCGAGCGGCCGGACGCTGTGCCCGGCGAGATGGATTTCGCCGATCGAGGCCGGCGGCAAGGCATCGAGGTAGGTCATCGCGTTCCAGCCGTGATTGCAGGCGCTCACGTAGATGTTGTTGACGTCGCACAGGATGCCGCAACCGGTGCGCTGTGCGACCTGAGCGAGGAATTCCCATTCCGGAATCGTCGAATGCCTGAAGCGCAGGTAGGTCGATGGGTTCTCCACGAGAATGCGTCGGCGGAGGCGCGTTTGCAGCTCATCGACATGCCGGCAGACAACGCTCAACGCTTCTTCAGTCATCGGCAGCGGCAACAGGTCGGCCAGATACGTGCCGCCGGCTACGCTCCACGCCAGATGTTCGGAAACGAGCCCGGGTTCGACCCGCTCGACCACTCTGCTCACCCGGGCCAGATGCGCCGCGTCGAGCCCGTCGGCGCTGCCGAGGGACAACCCTACGCCGTGCAGCGACACCGGATAGTCGCGGCGAATCGTGTCCAGGTATTGGGGCGCGCTGCCGCCGCCCATGTAGTTCTCGGTATGCACCTCGAACCAGGCGACCGCGGGTCGCGTGTCGAGCACGGGTTGGTGATGGCGAAAGCGCAGCCCGACACCGGCCTTCACCGGAATCGGGCTGGAGGCTTCCAGCGCGGGGAGCACGGTAACGCTCATCAGGGTGGGCCGCTCAGCTTGCCTGCAACTTGCCGCCCTGAATCTTCGAGCAGTCACCCGCCGGCAGCAGCACGAAGGACTTCGTATCGCGCGCCTGGGTGGCCTGGCCTGCACACGAATGGGCGCCCTCGGCACAGTCGTTCTTCGCGACCGCATTGACGCCGTAGCATTTTTCCAGCTTGTTCTTTTGCATCCGCATCATGTTGTCCTGGACAACCTGCGGCATCTTGCTCATGTCCTTCATCTCCTGCGCCTGTCCTGGCAACGCCTGCATCGCAAGCGCCAGACCGATCGCTGCGGACAGGGTCGAAGCAGCCAGTAGCGGCTTACCGAGTTGCTTGCTCATTTTGCATCCTCCTGAGGTTGGGGTCGCAGAATCGCAACCTGCAGGAAGATTCGCCGGACGACGGGCAAAGGTTACGCCGCACGCAAAATTAATATTCACGCTGGCATCCGGCCAAACGCGCAGAATTTGTACATGTCCTCCAGAACGCACCGCCCTGGCCCGACGTTGAGTGTCGTACGGAATGCATCTCGATGCGGCCCAGGCTGATTACCCCCGAAACGTCGGGGCGGGAGAGTAACCATGCCAGGCTGCCGCCGGTAGCAGCTGGTGCATCGCTCAGGGAGACCTCGGAAATGACGCCAACGACTCGTATCCTTCTCATGCTTCTGCTAGTCGGAATACTGGGCGCATGTCGCTCGGGTGTGAAGCTCGCCCCGAGCGCGAACACCACCGAGGCAAGTGGCCCGGTCGGCGCGCAAACCAGCCCCAACGCCGTCACCCAGATCGGGATCGATCCGCTGAACGACCCGAACAGCCCGCTCGCC is a window of Paraburkholderia sp. IMGN_8 DNA encoding:
- a CDS encoding DUF692 domain-containing protein; its protein translation is MSVTVLPALEASSPIPVKAGVGLRFRHHQPVLDTRPAVAWFEVHTENYMGGGSAPQYLDTIRRDYPVSLHGVGLSLGSADGLDAAHLARVSRVVERVEPGLVSEHLAWSVAGGTYLADLLPLPMTEEALSVVCRHVDELQTRLRRRILVENPSTYLRFRHSTIPEWEFLAQVAQRTGCGILCDVNNIYVSACNHGWNAMTYLDALPPASIGEIHLAGHSVRPLDNGQTLRIDDHGSRVVPQVWALYREALKRFGPVPTLIEWDTDVPPIETLIEEAVLAETELERQRHEHRHASAA
- a CDS encoding DUF2282 domain-containing protein; translation: MSKQLGKPLLAASTLSAAIGLALAMQALPGQAQEMKDMSKMPQVVQDNMMRMQKNKLEKCYGVNAVAKNDCAEGAHSCAGQATQARDTKSFVLLPAGDCSKIQGGKLQAS